The Halostella limicola genome includes the window CAGCCCATGTCGTTCGCGAGGGCGTGCGCGGCGGAGGTCTTGCCGACGCCCGGGCTCCCGTGGACGATAGCCGCCTCGCGGTGCTCGTCCCACGTCTCGGCCCACTGTTTCAGCTTGTCGCGGGCCTTGTCGTTCCCGCGGACCTCGGAGAGCGTCGAGGGGCGGTACTTCTCCGTCCAGTCAACCATTATCGCGTCATTGGTGTGAGCGGCGTTTAGTGGTTGCGGACGGCGTTTCGTCGCGCTCGTCGCAGCCGACAACGTCACCGATCGACGGTGCATCCGCCAGGCTCCAACGAGGACTTCGGGCCACGAGGCTGCGGAGCACGGACGCAGTAGATGGACGACTCCCGAGTGCAAGGTCCCGATGTGCGCCGCTCATCGGACGCCGAAAGAGGTACGACCGCGCTGGACCGATCGGGGTGCATGGACGTCGCGATCCTCACCGTCGGCGACGAGATCCTCGCGGGCGACACGACGAACACCAACGCCTCGTGGCTGGCCGCGGAGATCGCTGACCGCGGAAGCCGAGTTCGGCGAATTCTCACCGTGCCGGACGACCGCGCGCTCATCGCGGAGTACGTCGCGGACTGGCGGTCGGCGTTCGACGCCGTCCTCGTCACGGGCGGACTCGGCGGCACACCGGACGACGTGACGATGGAGGCCGTCGCCGACGCCGTCGGCCGCGAGATGGTCGTCTACGAGGACGAACGCGAGCGACTCGTCGAGAAGGCCCGCCGATTCCGAGAAGAGAACCCCGAGATGACCGATGAGTACGATCTCGACCTCGACGTCGACGCCGCGGCGTCGCTCCCGGCGGACGCCCGCTCGCTCTCGACGAACGCCGGGTGGGTTCCCGGCTGCGTCGTCGAGAACGTCTACGTCTTTCCGGGGTTCCCGGACGAGATGCGAGCCATGTTCGGTCTGGTCGCCGAGGAGTTCGTCGGCGACGCCGTCTCCGAGG containing:
- a CDS encoding competence/damage-inducible protein A, encoding MDVAILTVGDEILAGDTTNTNASWLAAEIADRGSRVRRILTVPDDRALIAEYVADWRSAFDAVLVTGGLGGTPDDVTMEAVADAVGREMVVYEDERERLVEKARRFREENPEMTDEYDLDLDVDAAASLPADARSLSTNAGWVPGCVVENVYVFPGFPDEMRAMFGLVAEEFVGDAVSEVVWTPTPEGALGDVIDGVDERFDVAVGSYPGKGETPGRLKVSGTDPDDVDDAVDWIREHLDVVDDPGSSLQQDD